A part of Sinorhizobium chiapasense genomic DNA contains:
- the sigJ gene encoding RNA polymerase sigma factor SigJ — MVRNDKIGMFEEARPRLLGLAYRILSSRADAEDAVQDTFLKWQAADVSAIESPAAWLTTACTRRCLDLLKSAHRKRVDYVGAWLPEPIHTASDDNAEEKLALTSSLTTAFLLMLERLTPKERAAYLLHEIFGQPYDEIAETLDMQEAATRKLVSRAKYNIGVVQTRHTTPRERQEELLAAFHGAIHGGDIVGLSALLSADVRLTADGGGKAATVLGILSGKETVVAFIAERLTEYWSHYRWETAELNGGRGIVLRSEDGDVAATVSFGYDTDGRVTDIFIVRNPDKLTHLDDATVH, encoded by the coding sequence ATGGTTCGCAACGACAAGATCGGCATGTTCGAGGAGGCGCGACCCCGCCTCCTTGGCCTCGCCTACCGCATTCTTAGTTCGCGTGCCGATGCCGAGGATGCGGTGCAGGACACGTTCCTGAAATGGCAGGCAGCCGATGTTTCCGCAATCGAAAGTCCGGCCGCCTGGCTCACCACCGCCTGCACCCGCCGCTGCCTCGACCTGCTCAAGTCCGCGCACCGCAAACGCGTCGACTATGTCGGCGCGTGGTTGCCGGAACCGATCCACACCGCAAGCGACGACAACGCGGAGGAGAAGCTTGCCCTCACCTCGTCGCTCACGACGGCATTCCTGCTGATGCTCGAACGGCTGACGCCCAAGGAGCGGGCCGCCTATCTGTTGCATGAGATTTTCGGCCAACCCTATGACGAGATTGCCGAAACGCTCGACATGCAGGAGGCGGCCACCCGCAAGCTGGTCTCACGCGCGAAATACAATATCGGTGTGGTTCAGACCCGACATACGACGCCGCGCGAACGCCAGGAGGAACTCCTTGCCGCTTTCCACGGTGCCATTCACGGCGGAGACATCGTCGGCCTTTCGGCGCTGCTGTCGGCCGACGTGAGGCTCACCGCCGACGGCGGCGGCAAGGCCGCGACCGTGCTTGGCATCCTTTCCGGCAAGGAGACCGTCGTGGCCTTCATTGCCGAGCGGCTCACCGAATACTGGTCGCACTACCGGTGGGAAACCGCGGAGCTCAACGGCGGACGCGGCATTGTCCTGCGGAGTGAAGACGGCGATGTCGCCGCAACTGTTTCCTTCGGCTACGACACAGACGGCCGGGTCACCGATATCTTTATCGTCCGCAATCCGGACAAGCTCACTCATCTTGACGACGCAACCGTCCATTGA
- a CDS encoding carboxymuconolactone decarboxylase family protein, translating to MTDTKAVRYEQEIPEVLGALADVHNKMDSHGLDRSIHHLVQLRASQINRCGFCVKMHTKEARADGETSERLDRIIVWDQVGDFSEREKAALAWTEALTELEPRTDFASLRARLRAHFSDNEISVITSTVAMINLWNRIQISRH from the coding sequence ATGACCGACACGAAAGCCGTCCGCTACGAACAGGAAATCCCCGAAGTCCTCGGCGCGCTCGCCGACGTGCACAACAAGATGGACAGCCACGGCCTCGACCGATCGATCCACCACCTGGTCCAGCTTCGTGCCTCGCAGATCAACCGTTGCGGCTTCTGCGTGAAGATGCACACGAAAGAAGCCCGTGCCGACGGCGAGACGAGTGAACGGCTCGACCGCATCATCGTCTGGGATCAGGTCGGCGATTTCTCCGAGCGCGAAAAGGCCGCCCTCGCCTGGACCGAGGCTCTGACGGAACTCGAGCCCCGGACGGATTTCGCAAGCCTGCGTGCTCGGCTTCGCGCGCACTTCAGCGACAACGAGATCAGCGTCATCACTTCGACCGTGGCGATGATCAACCTTTGGAACCGCATCCAGATTTCGAGGCACTGA
- a CDS encoding TetR/AcrR family transcriptional regulator — MAGANTRQQIVEAADRLFYERGFEATSFADIAGIVGASRGNFYYHFRTKDEILGAVIAYRLSKTKEMLDGWESSAETPAKRILSFIELLLINQTKIMAHGCPVGTLCNELAKLDHVAKDDAAKLFNLFRDWLSGQFAALGRGTDADTLAMHILMRSQGVATLATAFRDEAFVRREVDEMRAWLAAQRPRLSETPAPVSDYDS; from the coding sequence TTGGCAGGTGCAAACACACGACAGCAGATTGTGGAAGCTGCCGACAGGCTCTTCTACGAGCGAGGGTTTGAAGCGACGTCTTTCGCCGACATCGCGGGGATAGTCGGTGCTTCCCGGGGAAACTTCTATTATCACTTCAGGACGAAAGACGAGATCCTGGGGGCAGTAATTGCCTATCGTCTCTCCAAAACCAAGGAGATGCTCGATGGCTGGGAATCCTCGGCAGAGACACCTGCGAAGCGCATTCTCAGCTTCATCGAACTCCTGCTCATAAACCAGACGAAGATCATGGCCCACGGCTGCCCCGTCGGCACTCTGTGCAACGAGCTCGCTAAGCTGGATCATGTCGCTAAGGACGATGCGGCCAAACTTTTCAATTTGTTTCGCGACTGGCTGTCAGGTCAATTTGCAGCACTCGGTCGGGGGACTGATGCCGACACGCTCGCCATGCACATCCTGATGCGGAGCCAAGGGGTCGCGACCCTCGCCACGGCGTTTCGCGATGAAGCCTTTGTCCGGCGCGAGGTCGACGAGATGCGCGCTTGGCTGGCCGCGCAGCGCCCAAGGCTATCTGAGACTCCAGCACCCGTTTCCGATTACGACTCCTAA
- a CDS encoding YciI family protein, whose amino-acid sequence MFVVALKFSDKSKALDLMERHNAWIKRGFDDGVFLVTGSLQPGLGGAVLAHNTSRADLECRVQEDPFVAEGVVEADILEIAPGRTDERLAFLRV is encoded by the coding sequence ATGTTCGTCGTTGCCCTCAAGTTCTCTGACAAGTCGAAGGCGCTCGACCTGATGGAAAGGCATAATGCCTGGATTAAGCGCGGCTTCGATGACGGCGTCTTTCTTGTCACCGGCAGTCTGCAGCCAGGTTTGGGCGGAGCCGTACTCGCACACAACACCTCACGCGCCGATCTGGAGTGTCGTGTTCAGGAGGATCCGTTCGTGGCGGAAGGCGTAGTGGAGGCCGACATTCTTGAAATTGCACCAGGCCGCACCGATGAGCGTCTTGCATTCCTGAGGGTGTAG
- a CDS encoding DNA-3-methyladenine glycosylase I: MRRRLEFLHYHDTEWGFAVGDDCHLFEKLSLLHVSLNRSRDKNMQHFKVLRRPLRV; this comes from the coding sequence GTGCGCCGCCGCCTGGAGTTTTTACATTATCACGACACTGAATGGGGCTTTGCAGTCGGTGACGACTGCCATCTATTTGAGAAGCTCAGTCTACTGCATGTTTCCTTAAATCGTAGCCGGGATAAAAATATGCAGCATTTCAAAGTGCTACGGCGTCCTTTGCGCGTCTGA
- a CDS encoding lysine-2,3-aminomutase-like protein, translating into MTAQRSIRTARELVDAGLIAPADEQATSHVASRYAVSISPAIAGLIDRQDKDDPIARQFVPDAAELTLTPEERADPIGDSSHSPVAGIVHRYPDRVLLKAVHVCPVYCRFCFRREMVGPQGLGTLTPAEFDAAIAYIADHSEIWEVILTGGDPLVLSPRRLGEIMERIGAIDHVKIVRFHTRVPVVEPERVDADLVAALKASGKATYVALHANHPRELTAEARAASARLIDAGIVMVSQSVLLKGVNDDPAVLAELMRAFVETRIKPYYLHHPDLAPGTGHFRLSIEEGQKLVAALRGRVSGLCQPTYILDIPGGHGKAVISASAIAAEGGGCYTVTDFRGNEHAYPPKA; encoded by the coding sequence ATGACGGCACAGCGTTCCATCAGAACGGCGCGCGAACTCGTCGATGCCGGCCTTATCGCGCCGGCGGACGAACAGGCGACATCGCATGTTGCGTCGCGCTACGCTGTTTCGATCAGCCCGGCGATTGCAGGTCTCATCGACCGCCAGGACAAGGACGACCCCATCGCCCGCCAGTTCGTGCCGGACGCCGCCGAGCTGACGCTGACGCCGGAAGAGCGGGCCGATCCGATCGGCGACAGCTCGCACAGCCCGGTTGCCGGGATCGTTCACCGCTATCCCGACCGCGTGCTGCTCAAGGCGGTGCATGTGTGCCCGGTCTATTGCCGCTTCTGTTTCCGTCGCGAAATGGTCGGGCCGCAGGGGCTCGGGACGTTGACACCCGCCGAGTTCGACGCCGCGATCGCTTACATCGCGGACCATTCCGAAATCTGGGAGGTGATCCTCACCGGCGGCGATCCGCTGGTGCTTTCGCCCCGTCGGCTCGGCGAAATCATGGAGCGGATCGGCGCGATCGACCATGTCAAGATCGTCCGCTTCCACACACGCGTTCCCGTCGTCGAACCGGAGCGCGTCGATGCCGACCTCGTCGCGGCGTTGAAGGCGAGCGGCAAGGCCACCTATGTAGCGCTGCATGCCAACCACCCGCGCGAGCTGACGGCCGAGGCGCGCGCCGCCTCGGCCCGCCTCATCGACGCGGGCATCGTCATGGTCAGCCAGTCGGTGCTGCTTAAGGGCGTCAACGACGATCCGGCCGTGCTCGCGGAACTGATGCGTGCCTTCGTCGAAACACGGATCAAACCCTATTACCTGCATCATCCGGACCTTGCCCCCGGCACCGGCCATTTCCGGCTGTCGATCGAGGAGGGGCAGAAACTCGTCGCAGCGCTTCGCGGCCGCGTTTCCGGCCTCTGCCAGCCGACCTATATCCTCGATATCCCCGGCGGCCACGGCAAGGCCGTCATCAGCGCAAGCGCGATCGCCGCGGAAGGGGGTGGCTGCTACACCGTCACCGATTTCCGCGGAAACGAGCACGCCTATCCGCCCAAGGCATGA
- the epmA gene encoding EF-P lysine aminoacylase EpmA, protein MPHASPWWTPDVHADRRPFLIGRNRIQAALRRFFDERDFVEVDTVSLQVSPGNEAHLHAFATQALGHDGSAQPLYLHTSPEFACKKLLAAGEKRIACFAHVYRNRERGPLHHPEFTMLEWYRAGESYEALMRDCAEILALAAETTGTRSLTYQGRATDPFLEPERLSLAEAFERFAGIDLIASIAKDGATDRDQLAAAMRVSGLRVADDDSWADLFSRVLVEKVEPNLGFGRPTILDEYPVAEAALARPTARDRRVAERFELYACGVELANAFGELTDAAEQRRRFELEMAEKARVYGETYPLDEDFLSALAIMPEASGIALGFDRLVMLATGASRIDQVLWAPVAEASA, encoded by the coding sequence ATGCCGCATGCTTCTCCCTGGTGGACACCGGATGTCCATGCCGACCGGCGCCCGTTTCTCATCGGGCGCAACCGCATCCAAGCGGCTTTGCGGCGGTTCTTCGACGAGCGCGATTTCGTCGAGGTCGATACGGTGAGCCTGCAGGTGTCGCCGGGCAATGAGGCCCATCTGCATGCCTTCGCAACGCAAGCGCTCGGTCACGACGGCTCCGCCCAGCCGCTTTATCTCCACACCTCGCCGGAATTCGCCTGCAAGAAACTGCTGGCCGCCGGCGAAAAGCGCATCGCCTGTTTTGCCCATGTCTACCGCAATCGGGAGCGCGGGCCGCTGCACCATCCCGAATTCACCATGCTCGAATGGTATCGCGCCGGCGAGAGCTACGAGGCGCTGATGCGCGACTGCGCCGAAATCCTCGCGCTCGCCGCCGAGACGACGGGCACACGATCCCTCACCTATCAGGGCAGGGCCACCGATCCGTTTCTCGAACCGGAGCGGCTTTCGCTGGCCGAGGCCTTCGAGCGCTTTGCCGGCATCGACCTCATCGCCTCGATCGCGAAGGACGGAGCGACGGATCGTGACCAGCTGGCCGCGGCCATGAGGGTTTCGGGCTTGCGCGTCGCCGACGACGACAGCTGGGCTGACCTCTTCAGCCGCGTGCTCGTGGAAAAGGTCGAGCCCAATCTCGGTTTCGGCCGGCCGACAATCCTCGACGAATATCCGGTCGCCGAGGCGGCGCTCGCCAGGCCGACGGCGCGAGACCGTCGCGTCGCCGAACGGTTCGAGCTCTATGCCTGCGGCGTCGAGCTTGCCAATGCCTTCGGCGAACTGACCGATGCCGCAGAACAGCGCCGCCGCTTCGAGCTCGAAATGGCGGAGAAGGCGCGCGTCTATGGTGAAACCTATCCGCTCGATGAAGACTTCCTGTCGGCTCTCGCGATCATGCCCGAGGCGAGCGGCATCGCGCTCGGCTTCGATCGCCTGGTGATGCTGGCGACGGGTGCTTCGCGCATCGATCAGGTGCTCTGGGCGCCGGTCGCGGAGGCAAGCGCATGA
- the efp gene encoding elongation factor P, with product MVKVIASSVRKGNVLDVDGKLYVVLTAQNFHPGKGTPVTQVDMRRISDGVKVSERYRTTEQVERAFVEDREHTFLYEDGEGFHFMNPESYDQLVMSADDIGDQKAYLQEGMAVMLSIHESVAIAIDLPRHVILEITETEPVVKGQTASSSYKPALLSNGVRTSVPPHIQAGTRVVIATEDGSYVERAKD from the coding sequence ATGGTCAAGGTCATCGCTTCTTCTGTCCGCAAGGGCAACGTTCTCGACGTCGACGGCAAGCTCTATGTCGTGCTTACCGCACAGAACTTCCACCCGGGCAAGGGCACACCGGTGACGCAGGTCGACATGCGCCGCATTTCCGACGGCGTGAAGGTTTCGGAGCGCTACCGCACGACCGAGCAGGTCGAGCGCGCTTTCGTCGAAGACCGCGAACACACGTTCCTCTACGAAGACGGCGAAGGCTTCCACTTCATGAACCCGGAAAGCTATGATCAGCTCGTCATGTCGGCCGACGACATTGGCGACCAGAAGGCCTACCTCCAGGAAGGCATGGCCGTGATGCTGTCGATCCATGAAAGTGTTGCGATCGCCATCGACCTGCCGCGCCACGTCATCCTCGAGATCACCGAAACCGAACCGGTGGTCAAGGGCCAGACGGCATCCTCTTCCTACAAGCCGGCCCTTCTTTCGAACGGCGTTCGCACCTCCGTGCCGCCGCACATCCAGGCCGGCACCCGTGTCGTCATTGCGACCGAAGACGGCTCCTACGTCGAGCGCGCCAAAGACTGA
- a CDS encoding cyclopropane-fatty-acyl-phospholipid synthase family protein, translating into MFPLSHMMKSFIRKGRLTVIDADGKRHVFSGEPGPHVTMRLTDKRLYRSLVFNAELAAGEAYMDGTMRFEEGSTLRDFLTLFSINRLSLGSYPIQKVLRAVKMRFRKRQQANPKGKAQQNVAHHYDLGNDFYKLFLDENMLYSCAYFRAPDETLEAAQRNKLRLLAAKLGLKPGMKVLDIGCGWGDLALYLAALENVEVLGVTLSKEQQALASERARKAGMADRVRFELKDYRDVQGPFDRIVSVGMFEHVGVHHYDEFFKKLNALMPDDGLAVLHSIGHMSPPGMASSWLRKYIFPGAYSPALSEVFSVVEQNSLWVTDLEFLRVHYATTLAHWGKRFEENRDKVIAMYDERFARMWEFYLISAEMMFRTGSQLVFHMQLSRSRDAAPIVRDYITDQQRAYIEQEKALNLTI; encoded by the coding sequence ATGTTCCCACTGTCGCATATGATGAAGTCCTTCATTCGTAAGGGTCGCCTGACGGTGATCGACGCCGATGGCAAACGCCACGTGTTTTCCGGCGAACCCGGGCCGCACGTGACGATGCGGCTGACGGACAAGCGGCTTTATCGCAGCCTCGTCTTCAACGCCGAGCTTGCCGCCGGCGAGGCTTATATGGATGGTACGATGCGCTTCGAGGAAGGCTCGACGCTTCGGGACTTTCTCACGCTGTTTTCGATCAACCGGCTCTCGCTCGGTTCCTATCCGATCCAGAAGGTGTTGCGGGCTGTTAAGATGCGCTTCCGCAAGCGCCAGCAGGCAAACCCGAAGGGCAAGGCCCAGCAGAACGTTGCGCACCACTACGATCTCGGTAACGATTTCTACAAGCTCTTCCTCGACGAGAACATGCTCTATTCCTGCGCCTATTTCCGCGCGCCGGACGAGACGCTGGAGGCGGCGCAACGCAACAAGCTCCGGCTGCTCGCGGCGAAGCTGGGCCTGAAGCCGGGAATGAAGGTGCTCGATATCGGCTGCGGCTGGGGTGACCTGGCGCTCTACCTGGCGGCGCTCGAGAATGTCGAGGTTCTGGGAGTGACGCTTTCGAAGGAACAGCAGGCACTGGCTTCCGAGCGGGCTCGCAAGGCGGGCATGGCCGATCGCGTGCGTTTCGAGCTGAAGGACTACCGCGACGTCCAGGGTCCCTTCGACCGCATCGTCTCGGTCGGCATGTTCGAGCATGTCGGCGTGCACCACTACGACGAATTCTTCAAGAAGCTGAATGCGTTGATGCCGGATGACGGGCTCGCCGTGCTGCACTCGATCGGACACATGAGCCCGCCCGGCATGGCAAGCTCGTGGCTGCGCAAGTACATCTTCCCCGGCGCCTATTCGCCGGCACTGTCGGAGGTCTTCTCGGTCGTCGAGCAGAACAGCCTGTGGGTGACCGATCTGGAGTTCCTGCGGGTGCATTATGCGACGACGCTGGCGCACTGGGGCAAGCGCTTCGAGGAAAACCGCGACAAGGTGATCGCGATGTACGACGAGCGCTTCGCCAGGATGTGGGAGTTTTACCTGATCAGCGCGGAGATGATGTTCCGCACCGGCAGCCAGCTCGTCTTCCACATGCAATTGTCGCGCTCGCGCGACGCCGCCCCGATCGTGCGCGACTACATCACCGATCAACAGCGCGCCTATATCGAGCAGGAAAAGGCGCTGAACCTCACGATTTGA
- the mbfA gene encoding iron exporter MbfA, whose product MLSRLFSRFKRPFLSLSEQEILALAISSEEDDGRIYLAYADALREKYPHSARVFEEMAEEESHHRQALIDLHVARFGNRIPLIRREHVRDFPERKPDWLVAEMPIEKARDEAEAMEEAAHRFYVEAAARTQDAATRRLLGDLAIAEKSHESLARRLGEKHTPENVRAEEGETSRRQFILTYVQPGLAGLMDGSVSTLAPIFAAAFATQDTWQTFLVGLSASVGAGISMGFTEAAHDDGKLSGRGSPTKRGLASGIMTALGGLGHALPYLIPHFWTATVTAAAIVFFELWAIAFIQNRFMETPFLRAAFQVVLGGSLVLAAGVLIGNA is encoded by the coding sequence ATGCTTTCCCGCCTTTTCTCCCGTTTCAAGCGGCCGTTCCTTTCCTTGAGCGAGCAGGAAATCCTCGCGCTGGCGATCTCCTCGGAGGAGGACGACGGCCGCATTTATCTCGCCTATGCGGATGCGCTGCGCGAAAAATATCCGCATTCCGCCAGGGTCTTCGAGGAGATGGCGGAAGAGGAAAGCCATCATCGCCAGGCGCTGATCGACCTGCATGTCGCCCGTTTCGGCAATCGTATCCCGTTGATCCGGCGCGAGCATGTGCGCGATTTCCCGGAGCGCAAGCCCGATTGGCTGGTCGCCGAGATGCCGATCGAAAAAGCGCGTGACGAAGCTGAAGCGATGGAGGAGGCGGCCCACCGGTTCTATGTTGAGGCGGCCGCGCGTACGCAGGATGCCGCGACGCGCAGATTGCTCGGCGACCTAGCGATTGCCGAGAAGTCGCATGAATCGCTGGCCCGCCGGCTTGGCGAGAAGCATACGCCCGAAAATGTGCGCGCCGAGGAAGGTGAGACGTCGCGCCGGCAGTTCATCCTCACTTACGTCCAGCCGGGCCTTGCCGGCCTGATGGACGGATCGGTTTCGACGCTTGCGCCGATCTTTGCTGCCGCCTTCGCAACTCAGGACACCTGGCAGACCTTTCTCGTCGGCCTTTCGGCCTCCGTCGGCGCCGGCATTTCAATGGGCTTCACCGAGGCTGCCCATGACGACGGTAAACTGTCAGGGCGCGGCTCGCCGACCAAGCGTGGACTTGCCTCGGGCATCATGACGGCACTCGGGGGCCTGGGCCACGCACTGCCTTATCTGATCCCGCACTTCTGGACGGCGACGGTGACGGCAGCCGCAATCGTCTTCTTCGAACTTTGGGCGATCGCCTTCATCCAGAACCGGTTTATGGAAACGCCATTCCTCAGGGCGGCCTTCCAGGTCGTCCTCGGTGGCAGTCTGGTGCTCGCCGCCGGCGTCCTGATCGGCAACGCCTGA